Proteins encoded within one genomic window of Triticum aestivum cultivar Chinese Spring chromosome 2D, IWGSC CS RefSeq v2.1, whole genome shotgun sequence:
- the LOC123051848 gene encoding uncharacterized protein, with protein MEAMRKKEAAATACSEDNRKGVHGVSMNGLYDPWNPAYPPRDPSPCDADMAAHIASVKEWMDKTQAILANSRATNIIIPDRTPQFVNDVLFDILPALVPILEKDNVRSFLRFLNENGRAMSWGFIITPETLNQIIVSNAVRCAKVVLVGDDPELHGFRANPNCMTQYGYFSLHRAADMFSVDMIELLLRHGASANLRTSGDLVPADLLPLHVAVENTSMHKYLEDSLNPSQQRVDCSQADINYILKLIHILCLPEMKIFLDTTRLLAKHTDDLLDELCKYIVDGKIVHTAVLLLAAQKQIRGLSSCNGCGSSKKDGFGTITNFVVDNITAIKMRQNRLEMEPLEVKKELLDVTLNLVHVIFKAGEALDVYIRSHPKIPCVMEVAHAEVFEHVTLILKDHGFFSIGDGIDIGNLHPYRNVLSSQELPHKLAEMARIKAGLKVPCLRNGKPKVKKDPRGWELKFARRSFFQSQRSVLTSELSVKFFAHKEKTSDKSTGKASMFMGGTLQPKFNYQPRRMFGTVALTLLKALRKA; from the exons ATGGAGGCAATGCGCAAAAAGGAGGCAGCAGCAACGGCTTGTTCTGAAGACAACCGTAAAGGTGTACATGGTGTATCCATGAATGGGCTATACGATCCTTGGAATCCTGCCTACCCTCCACGTGATCCTAGTCCATGCGATGCTGACATGGCTGCTCATATCGCATCAGTCAAGGAG TGGATGGACAAAACACAGGCTATACTTGCTAACTCCAGAGCAACCAATATAATCATACCAGATCGTACTCCGCAG TTCGTAAATGATGTGCTCTTCGATATATTACCCGCCTTGGTGCCAATCTTGGAAAAGGATAATGTCAGATCTTTCCTTCGCTTCCTCAATGAGAATGGAAGGGCCATGTCTTGGGGTTTCATCATCACGCCAGAAACTTTAAACCAGATAATCGTGTCTAATGCAGTGCGATGTGCCAAAGTTGTCTTGGTTGGTGATGATCCTGAGCTTCATGGTTTCCGAGCCAATCCCAACTGCATGACACAATATGGGTACTTTTCCCTCCACCGAGCTGCTGATATGTTCTCTGTTGATATGATTGAGTTGCTCTTGCGCCATGGTGCGTCTGCCAATCTACGCACATCTGGTGATCTAGTCCCTGCTGACCTACTCCCACTCCATGTTGCGGTTGAGAACACTTCCATGCATAAGTACCTTGAGGACAGTCTAAATCCTAGTCAACAGCGTGTGGACTGCAGCCAGGCAGACATCAACTATATCCTCAAGCTCATCCACATCCTGTGCCTACCTGAAATG AAAATCTTCTTGGATACAACTAGGCTGCTAGCCAAACACACAGATGATCTGTTAGATGAGCTCTGCAAGTACATAGTAGATGGGAAGATCGTCCATACGGCTGTTTTGCTCCTAGCAGCTCAAAAGCAGATCCGCGGGCTATCTTCCTGCAATGGATGTGGGAGTAGTAAGAAAGATGGGTTTGGTACTATCACTAACTTTGTCGTGGACAACATTACTGCTATAAAGATGCGCCAAAACAGACTGGAAATGGAGCCACTAGAGGTGAAAAAGGAGCTTCTTGATGTTACATTGAATCTTGTTCATGTAATTTTCAAAGCTGGTGAAGCTCTTGATGTTTACATAAGGTCTCATCCAAAG ATTCCCTGTGTCATGGAAGTGGCCCATGCGGAGGTCTTTGAACATGTTACGCTCATTCTGAAGGATCATGGATTTTTTTCTATTGGAGATGGCATAGATATTGGAAATCT CCACCCCTATCGGAATGTGCTATCCTCTCAAGAGCTACCTCACAAATTAG CGGAGATGGCTAGGATCAAAGCAGGTCTGAAAGTGCCTTGTCTGCGAAATGGAAAG CCTAAAGTGAAGAAAGATCCCAGGGGATGGGAGCTCAAATTTGCAAGGAGAAGTTTCTTCCAATCTCAAAGATCAGTGTTAACATCAGAGCTTAGTGTGAAGTTCTTCGCTCATAAGGAGAAGACCTCGGATAAGTCAACCGGCAAAGCATCtatgttcatgggcggaactcTGCAGCCAAAATTTAATTATCAGCCCAGAAGGATGTTTGGTACAGTGGCATTGACGCTGTTGAAAGCGCTAAGGAAGGCATGA
- the LOC123048875 gene encoding protein FAR-RED IMPAIRED RESPONSE 1, whose translation MESDLIFGEVADKNRSFEDADEDAFIFEEIRDSSDDQQVEQIMMLHPKEGMTFDSEDAAVSFYKDYAKKEGFGVIRRTTRHGEDSKLVYFTLACSRQGKAQYSSKNSFKPNPSTRMQCPAKVNSSRREEKFCITSITLDHNHAISPSKARFLRCHKKLDLHAKRRLELNDQAGIRLNKKIGSLIMEAGGYGNLEFGEKECRNYLQETRRLKLGAGDAHVVYQYFLRMQSKDPDFFHLMDVDKDGRLRNVFWADARSRAAYESYCDVITFDTTYLTNKYSMPFAPFVGVNHHGESVLLGCGLLSNEDTDTFAWLFKSWLCCMSNKPPNDIITDQCKAMQNAIEEVFPQARHRWCIWHIMKKIPEKLSGYDKYENIKYTLSNVVYDSLTKFDFDKAWVEMINKYDLHENEWLAGLYAEKRWVPAYVKDTFWAGMSSTQRSESVNAFFDGYVHARTTLKQFVEQYENALRDKVEKETKAVSKSFQEEIPCITHFDFEKQFQAAYTNAKFQEFQEQLRGKIYCYPSLLNNEGPLLTFGVREDRKIFFEGEDGSIKEKWITSDFTVLFKQEECDVQCICRLFELRDILCSHIITVLALMGIKDVPSRYILQRWRKDFKRKHLFIKCSYDDMLNTPVVQRYDELCKRSHEVAEKGAESDELRDLVMDGLDQLERKVDAYRASHAVQVQAEDPTSKHEDIMLNKEKLVLSPIPVRSVGRPRSKRKISKVDQVIQKLRAKKRQVPTSTTKV comes from the coding sequence ATGGAGTCAGATCTGATTTTTGGTGAAGTAGCAGATAAGAACAGATCATTTGAAGACGCTGACGAAGATGCTTTCATCTTTGAGGAAATTAGGGATTCTTCGGATGATCAACAAGTAGAGCAGATCATGATGTTGCATCCTAAGGAGGGGATGACGTTTGATAGTGAGGATGCTGCTGTTAGCTTCTACAAAGATTATGCCAAAAAAGAGGGCTTTGGTGTAATAAGAAGAACCACTAGACATGGAGAAGATAGCAAGCTTGTTTATTTTACTCTTGCTTGTAGCAGGCAAGGGAAGGCTCAATATTCATCCAAGAACTCATTTAAACCTAATCCATCAACGAGGATGCAATGCCCAGCTAAGGTTAATTCCTCTCGTCGTGAGGAGAAGTTCTGCATTACATCTATTACGCTTGACCACAATCATGCTATAAGTCCAAGTAAAGCCAGATTTCTGAGATGTCACAAGAAACTGGACTTACATGCCAAGAGAAGGCTGGAATTGAATGATCAAGCAGGAATCCGTCTGAATAAAAAAATTGGTTCTCTTATTATGGAAGCTGGTGGGTATGGTAATCTTGAGTTCGGTGAAAAGGAGTGCAGGAACTATTTGCAAGAGACAAGAAGGCTGAAACTTGGTGCCGGAGATGCACATGTTGTCTACCAATATTTTCTTCGGATGCAATCAAAAGATCCTGACTTTTTTCATCTTATGGATGTGGATAAGGATGGAAGACTGAGAAATGTCTTTTGGGCAGATGCAAGAAGTAGGGCAGCATATGAATCTTATTGTGATGTCATCACATTTGACACTACATACTTAACAAACAAGTATAGCATGCCATTTGCTCCCTTTGTTGGCGTAAATCATCATGGAGAATCAGTTCTGTTAGGTTGTGGCCTTCTATCCAACGAAGACACCGACACTTTTGCGTGGTTATTTAAATCTTGGCTATGTTGTATGTCAAACAAACCACCAAATGATATAATCACTGACCAGTGCAAAGCAATGCAGAATGCTATTGAAGAAGTTTTTCCTCAAGCTCGTCACAGATGGTGTATATGGCATATCATGAAGAAGATTCCTGAAAAGCTTAGTGGGTATGATAagtatgagaatattaaatataCCTTGTCAAATGTGGTGTATGATTCCTTGACAAAATTTGATTTTGACAAAGCTTGGGTGGAGATGATCAATAAATATGATCTTCACGAAAATGAATGGCTTGCCGGATTATATGCTGAAAAAAGGTGGGTACCAGCATATGTAAAAGATACTTTTTGGGCAGGGATGTCTTCAACACAAAGGAGTGAGAGTGTGAATGCCTTCTTTGATGGGTATGTTCACGCTAGAACAACTCTAAAGCAATTTGTGGAGCAGTATGAAAATGCATTAAGAGACAAGGTAGAGAAAGAAACCAAGGCTGTTTCTAAGTCGTTCCAAGAGGAAATTCCATGCATTACTCATTTTGATTTCGAGAAGCAATTTCAAGCAGCATATACCAATGCAAAGTTTCAAGAGTTTCAAGAGCAATTAAGAGGGAAAATCTATTGCTATCCATCTCTGCTAAACAATGAAGGGCCACTTCTTACATTTGGAGTTAGAGAGGACCGCAAGATTTTTTTTGAAGGAGAAGATGGCAGCATTAAAGAGAAATGGATTACTTCAGATTTCACTGTCTTGTTCAAGCAAGAGGAATGTGATGTGCAGTGTATTTGTAGGCTTTTTGAACTCCGAGACATCTTGTGTAGCCACATCATTACCGTGCTTGCTCTCATGGGGATCAAAGATGTACCTTCTAGGTATATATTGCAGCGATGGAGAAAGGATTTTAAGCGCAAACACTTATTTATTAAATGCTCCTATGATGATATGTTGAATACACCAGTTGTGCAGCGTTATGATGAATTATGCAAGCGTTCTCACGAAGTGGCAGAGAAAGGTGCAGAGTCCGATGAATTGCGTGACTTGGTGATGGATGGGCTTGATCAGTTAGAAAGAAAGGTTGATGCATACCGTGCTAGCCATGCTGTTCAAGTACAGGCAGAAGATCCAACATCAAAGCATGAAGATATAATGTTAAACAAAGAAAAACTTGTACTCAGTCCAATCCCTGTTCGCAGTGTAGGCCGTCCTCGTTCAAAGAGAAAGATATCTAAAGTGGATCAAGTGATCCAAAAATTGAGAGCAAAGAAGCGGCAGGTGCCAACAAGTACAACCAAAGTGTAG